One window from the genome of Bubalus kerabau isolate K-KA32 ecotype Philippines breed swamp buffalo chromosome 17, PCC_UOA_SB_1v2, whole genome shotgun sequence encodes:
- the FFAR3 gene encoding free fatty acid receptor 3: MTNPDHSFFLGNHWLFFSVYLFTFLVGLPLNLMALVIFVGKLRRRPLAVDVLLLNLTLSDLVLLLFLPFRMVEAASAMHWSLPFVFCPFSRFLFFTTIYLTSLFLAAVSIERFLSVAHPLWYKTRPRPGQAGLVSGACWLLAAAHCSVVYVIEFSGNSSPSQGINGTCYLEFREDQLALLLPVRLEMAIVLFGVPLFISSYCYSRLVCILGRGASHRRRKRVAGLAAATLLNFLVCFGPYNMSHIVGYIQGESPTWRSYVLLLSTLNSCVDPLVYYFSSSGFQADFQGLLVRLTGSWGPWRQENGVTSKKSEGEGPPQELFNIEAS; this comes from the coding sequence ATGACCAACCCAGACCACTCCTTCTTCCTCGGCAATCACTGGCTCTTCTTCTCCGTGTACCTCTTCACCTTCCTCGTGGGGCTCCCCCTCAACCTGATGGCCCTGGTGATCTTCGTGGGCAAGCTGCGGCGCCGCCCGCTGGCCGTGGATGTGCTCTTGCTAAACCTCACCCTCTCGGATCTGGTCCTGTTGCTCTTCCTGCCGTTCCGCATGGTGGAGGCGGCCAGTGCCATGCACTGGTCCCTGCCCTTCGTCTTCTGCCCCTTCTCCAGGTTTCTCTTCTTCACCACCATCTATCTCACATCCCTCTTCCTGGCAGCCGTGAGCATAGAGCGCTTCCTGAGCGTGGCCCACCCGCTTTGGTACAAGACTCGGCCGAGGCCAGGGCAGGCTGGCCTGGTCAGTGGGGCCTGCTGGCTCCTGGCCGCTGCTCACTGCAGCGTGGTCTACGTCATCGAATTCTCGGGGAactcctcccccagccagggtATCAACGGGACCTGCTACCTGGAGTTCCGGGAGGATCAGCTGGCCCTTCTCCTGCCCGTCCGGCTAGAGATGGCAATAGTCCTCTTTGGGGTGCCCCTGTTCATCAGCAGCTACTGCTACAGCCGCCTGGTCTGCATACTCGGGAGGGGAGCTAGCCATCGCCGTCGGAAGAGGGTGGCAGGGCTGGCGGCCGCCACATTGCTCAATTTCCTCGTCTGCTTTGGGCCCTACAACATGTCCCACATCGTGGGCTACATCCAGGGTGAAAGCCCCACGTGGAGAAGTTACGTGCTGCTCCTCAGCACCCTGAATTCCTGCGTCGACCCCCTCGTCTACTATTTCTCATCATCTGGGTTCCAAGCCGACTTCCAGGGATTGCTGGTGCGGCTGACTGGGTCCTGGGGCCCTTGGCGGCAGGAGAATGGCGTGACCTCGAAGAAGAGCGAGGGAGAGGGGCCACCTCAGGAGCTGTTCAACATAGAGGCCAGCTAG